A genomic stretch from Scheffersomyces stipitis CBS 6054 chromosome 6, complete sequence includes:
- a CDS encoding predicted protein — translation MSPPISELNPDYVLAVQYPLESPSSGLPTTQAKKNLTLLVEKLHSNGFSTQIRPGTSTPSTLLVFIKLTSYKYAEEAEKDLIQNYEFGVTAKIETVADHSRIVYRYLTAPESVGGLGVNPGAGPWSFVNSVFPITEAFDNSKTITEHVKTHLSASELTTSNIKDKYGVQVALYFEFLKYYTTWLVFLVVVGITSYLKSGKIFSLSYSFINLVWGVFFIGFWERRQRYLANCWGVQNSHLVDEHNAELAQINKSFESKSSYSHKDNSDAYRFIRQMLFIPVAAIFAAVLVSYQLLCFTIEIFLTDVYDGPGKSFLTLIPTILISVFVPILTIVYNIVSDAAISWENHDSVYSRDRSQLIKTFVLNFLTSYMPLLITSFVYLPYAHLVQPHLGDIKDAISANVAESRFFYKYLIKLKKQEDFKMNQERLNAQFFYFIVTNQVIQLILKYVLPLIITKASKLVKDVLNKGKEEYEIVDNEEEKVFLEDVRHVLDLPVYNVNDDFRSLVVQYGYLVMFGPVWTIAPLICLIFNIIVFKLDTIRLAKGTYFKPPVPSRVDSIHPWNYALFLLTWVGSIVSPLITAFYRHGTKPPKTLGQFAFDKASVNVSSTARLMFILFVSEHGFFILNYFINKFNSFFKSEVEWKNDFVDNDIKLRHDYYSDKVKPHYVPDDHSAWATFSAEESIESASKLPLKKVIHTEASPATTAPSHSGPTPIPETKSEAYSTAAKTNITEVQQRGKNTAKSVAENVTATVSETERVALEKVKDFDDTIIKSKNTLGEEHLATIDNNKHIPVENVTHLSEDAKAAIHSTTSEATKAVDKLSDSVADVEESVGDAVDDVDDADVTVDSTIDSTAESNDYQNFINETKKNVEEKATKKRSLKKLFKNKK, via the coding sequence ATGTCACCGCCTATCTCGGAATTGAACCCAGACTACGTGCTTGCGGTGCAATATCCGCTCGAAAGTCCATCGTCGGGTTTGCCTACCACACAGGCCAAAAAGAATCTTACGCTCCTTGTGGAGAAGCTCCATAGTAACGGCTTCCTGACCCAGATTAGACCTGGCACGTCCACTCCTTCTACGCTTTTGGTGTTCATCAAGCTAACATCCTATAAGTATGCTGAGGAGGCAGAGAAGGATTTGATCCAAAATTACGAGTTTGGTGTCACCGCCAAAATCGAAACGGTCGCTGACCACTCGCGAATTGTCTATCGGTACTTAACAGCACCTGAGCTGGTTGGAGGACTCGGTGTAAATCCCGGTGCGGGCCCATGGCTGTTTGTAAACTCGGTGTTCCCGATCACTGAAGCGTTTGATAACTCCAAGACGATAACCGAACATGTCAAGACCCACTTGTCGGCCAGTGAACTCACAACGTCAAACATCAAGGACAAGTACGGTGTGCAGGTAGCTCTTTACTTTGAATTCCTCAAGTACTACACTACCTGGCTCGTATTCCTTGTCGTGGTAGGCATTACGCTGTACTTGAAACTGGGAAAGATCTTCCTGTTGCTGTACTCGTTCATCAACCTCGTTTGGGGAGTATTCTTTATCGGCTTTTGGGAACGTCGTCAGAGGTACTTGGCCAACTGCTGGGGAGTCCAGAACTCACACTTGGTCGATGAGCACAATGCCGAATTGGCCCAAATCAATAAGCTGTTTGAATCAAAATCCTCCTACCTGCACAAGGACAATTCGGATGCATACAGATTTATCAGGCAGATGTTGTTCATTCctgttgcagccattttcGCTGCTGTGTTGGTGCTGTATCAGTTGTTGTGTTTCACTATTGAGATTTTCTTGACAGATGTCTATGATGGACCAGGCAAGTCGTTCTTGACCCTTATCCCCACCATCTTGATTTCTGTGTTTGTACCTATCTTGACTATTGTGTACAATATCGTCAGCGACGCTGCCATTAGCTGGGAAAACCACGATAGTGTGTATTCTCGTGACCGTTCTCAGTTGATTAAAACATTTGTGTTGAACTTCCTCACCAGTTACATGCCATTGTTAATCACTTCTTTCGTGTACTTACCTTACGCTCACTTGGTTCAACCTCACTTGGGCGATATCAAAGACGCCATTAGTGCCAATGTAGCCGAAAGCAgattcttctacaagtatctaatcaagttgaagaagcaggaagatttcaagatgAACCAAGAGCGTTTGAATGCCCagttcttctacttcatcGTAACCAACCAGGTCATCCAGCTTATTCTCAAGTACGTCTTACCATTGATAATCACAAAAGCAAGCAAACTCGTCAAGGATGTGCTCAATAAAGGCAAGGAAGAGTACGAAATTGTagacaatgaagaagaaaaggttTTCCTTGAAGACGTACGCCatgttcttgatcttcCTGTTTATAATGTCAACGACGACTTCAGATCCTTAGTAGTGCAATATGGTTACTTGGTCATGTTTGGACCTGTCTGGACTATTGCTCCCTTAATCTGTCTTATATTCAACATTatcgtcttcaaattgGATACGATCAGATTAGCCAAGGGTACGTATTTCAAGCCACCTGTCCCATCAAGAGTCGATTCCATCCACCCATGGAACTATGCCCTTTTCCTCTTGACATGGGTTGGTTCCATCGTATCTCCTCTTATCACTGCCTTTTACCGCCATGGCACTAAGCCACCTAAGACCTTGGGCCAATTTGCATTCGACAAGGCTAGCGTCAATGTATCGTCAACTGCTAGATTGATGTTCATTCTCTTTGTATCCGAACACGGctttttcattctcaactacttcatcaacaaattcaacagCTTTTTCAAGAGTGAAGTGGAATGGAAGAACGATTTTGTCGACAACGACATTAAGTTGAGACATGACTACTACTCCGACAAGGTCAAGCCACACTATGTTCCAGATGATCACAGTGCTTGGGCAACGTTCTCTGCCGAAGAATCTATTGAGTCTGCTTCAAAACTCcctttgaagaaggttaTTCATACTGAAGCTTCTCCAGCTACAACTGCACCAAGCCATAGTGGCCCAACCCCAATTCCTGAAACAAAATCTGAGGCTTATCTGACTGCAGCTAAAACGAACATTACTGAAGTACAACAGCGTGGAAAGAACACAGCTAAGTCTGTTGCAGAAAATGTCACTGCCACTGTTTCAGAAACCGAAAGAGTAGCTTTGGAAAAAGTAAAGGACTTCGACGATACAATTATCAAATCTAAAAACACTTTAGGTGAAGAACATCTTGCTACCATCGATAACAACAAGCACATCCCAGTGGAAAATGTGACTCATTTGTCAGAAGATGCCAAAGCAGCCATTCACTCCACTACTTCTGAAGCTACAAAGGCAGTTGATAAGTTATCTGACTCCGTTGCTGATGTTGAGGAAAGTGTTGGTGATGCTGTGGACGATGTTGATGATGCAGATGTTACAGTCGACTCTACAATCGACTCTACAGCAGAAAGTAATGACTATCAGAACTTTATCAATGAGACCAAGAAAAACGTCGAAGAAAAAGCCACTAAGAAGAGatccttgaagaaactcttcaagaacaagaaatga
- a CDS encoding predicted protein, with product WWLKNGLPESIAGRSGTDFIFESDSNKIRRRGNRTIEYRDYYILFYDLSQLVFEIQFESEDPRSTVKLINSYAKPIPVYHKLYGQQIVSYAAQFLGTKIQDEIVSHSLQVSGAEIISPIGNKSFGVTIYKNLNNTNVSKIDEIKPGDVLWVKNGKYVSHKGLMGAKSVTLEGPDNVYTAIIYEYDPKKEKFKVIESDSTGHVKKESFKIGEFKSGRIRVFRPVGRDYVEWD from the exons TGGTGGCTCAAAAATGGATTGCCAGAGCTGATTGCTGGACGAAGTGGAACcgatttcatttttgaatcAGATTCTAACAAGATTAGAAGGAGAGGTAACAGAACCATTGAATATCGTGACTATTACATCTTGTTCTACGACTTGTCACAACTAGTTTTTGAAATCCAGTTTGAGTCGGAAGATCCTCGCTCCACTGTCAAGTTGATTAATAGCTATGCCAAGCCTATCCCAGTG TATCATAAATTATACGGGCAACAAATCGTTTCTTATGCAGCACAATTTCTTGGAACTaaaattcaagatgaaaTAGTCAGCCACTCGTTGCAGGTCAGTGGAGCAGAAATCATTCTGCCAATTGGTAATAAATCTTTTGGAGTTACCATCTATAAAAACTTAAACAACACAAATGTCTCCAAgattgatgaaatcaaacCTGGCGATGTACTCTGGGTCAAGAATGGAAAGTATGTCAGTCACAAGGGTCTTATGGGAGCCAAGTCTGTCACCTTGGAGGGTCCTGACAACGTCTATACTGCCATTATTTATGAATATGATcccaagaaggaaaagttCAAAGTAATCGAACTGGATTCCACTGGCCATGTTAAGAAGGAAAGTTTCAAAATCGGTGAATTCAAGTCTGGACGCATCAGAGTGTTCAGACCAGTTGGAAGAGACTACGTTGAGTGGGACTAG
- a CDS encoding predicted protein produces the protein LPHFPEDIKGVDENAYSLLYKNKVQKPMPVLMSNEFFSLIFFPSDHFVSSYRKSNISYTFTNYGPSKLNSQVLEKAINSYKGKYRSTTFFQENLQPFTTAVGRSNNRKLMKRCLFNALCDQVKTQDQLVSVSGIFRFRFLSVPVTDKDKSKVQRDISNSVNRILEDRMYRSLLSSGTKKSNQA, from the coding sequence CTTCCACACTTTCCCGAAGATATAAAGGGTGTAGATGAAAACGCCTATTCTTTATTATACAAGAACAAAGTTCAAAAACCTATGCCAGTACTTATGTCAAacgaatttttcagtcttatcttctttccaagtgACCACTTCGTGTCTTCCTACAGAAAATCGAACATTTCTTATACATTTACCAACTATGGACCACTGAAGTTGAATAGTCaagttttggaaaaggCCATTAACAGCTACAAAGGCAAATACCGATCTACTACATTTTTCCAAGAGAATCTTCAGCCTTTCACAACGGCAGTCGGGAGATCCAACAATAGAAAATTAATGAAGCGGTGTCTTTTCAATGCCTTGTGTGATCAGGTTAAGACTCAAGATCAACTAGTGAGTGTTTCTGGAATCTTCAGGTTtagatttcttctggttcctGTAACAGATAAGGACAAATCAAAGGTACAGCGTGATATCAGCAATTCTGTTAACAGAATACTAGAAGATCGAATGTACCGACTGCTCCTAAGTAGTGGTACTAAAAAGAGTAATCAAGCA
- the SWD2 gene encoding member of Set1p complex, histone methyl transferase (go_function copper ion binding), with protein MFSRPSSSSSSSTTTPITDKVIASFRPAKTFNYHREATITSLDFDDSGQYLISAGIDKSIQLYDIHKGVHHKDIQSQKYGAHVSRFAHHELNCLYASTPTPSLEVDNGIRYLSLGDNKYIRYFKGHKEQVTSIEVNPVQNIFLSASMDYSVKLWDFKSTNPVGNLDVGQKSVIAFDPQGIIFAVGKSPSASDPYAMGNVGFYDIKNMDAGPFLSVDIPSNEGKVWSKLEFSNNGKSLLVSTDSYEHYIIDSFSGQLLTTLSLKNHDKPTDYWMSFKYPFTASSTFSPCGKFVLAGSPNGSVSVFDLNSLRTTDGNTHMVTSEDNPIFKKRQFVLPSGQGIPKIIAFNPKLLTFATADNTVTLWSPNT; from the coding sequence ATGTTTCTGCGACCTTCGTCTTCCTCCTCGTCTTCCACAACAACTCCGATCACCGACAAAGTAATAGCGTCGTTTCGTCCTGCGAAAACCTTCAACTACCATCGCGAAGCAACTATAACCTCACTAGATTTCGATGATTCTGGCCAGTACCTCATATCAGCCGGTATAGACAAATCTATCCAGCTCTACGACATCCACAAGGGCGTCCATCACAAGGATATCCAGTCCCAGAAATACGGAGCCCATGTGTCTCGTTTTGCCCATCACGAGCTCAATTGTCTATATGCTTCTACACCTACTCCATCTTTGGAAGTAGACAACGGGATACGATATCTTTCCCTAGGTGACAACAAGTACATTCGCTACTTCAAGGGTCACAAGGAACAGGTAACATCAATAGAAGTCAACCCCGTGCAGAACATCTTTCTTTCAGCCAGTATGGACTACTCTGTCAAGCTCTGGGACTTCAAATCGACAAATCCAGTAGGTAATTTGGACGTAGGGCAAAAACTGGTGATAGCCTTCGATCCCCAAGGAATCATTTTCGCTGTAGGAAAATCACCATCTGCGCTGGATCCTTATGCAATGGGAAATGTGGGGTTTTACGATATAAAGAACATGGATGCTGGTCCCTTTCTCTCTGTAGACATTCCCCTGAATGAAGGTAAGGTATGGAGCAAACTTGAATTTTCCAATAATGGTAAACTGCTTCTTGTATCTACAGATTCATACGAACACTACATTATTGACTCGTTTCTGGGCCAGCTCTTGACCACACTCAGCCTTAAAAACCACGACAAGCCTACTGACTACTGGATGTCATTCAAATATCCCTTCACTGCAtcttctacattttctCCATGTGGAAAGTTTGTCCTAGCAGGGTCTCCTAATGGATCAGTCTCTGTATTTGACTTGAACTCTCTTCGTACAACCGATGGCAACACTCATATGGTCACAAGCGAAGACAACCccattttcaaaaagagaCAGTTTGTGTTACCTTCAGGTCAGGGAATTCCAAAGATCATTGCATTCAACCCCAAGTTGCTTACCTTTGCCACGGCAGATAATACGGTGACATTGTGGCTGCCTAACACATAG
- a CDS encoding the plant PR-1 class of pathogen related protein-like protein (go_component extracellular region): VDQTFAKQILDRHNEYRKIHQVAPLSWEVSAYNYAKNNADNYDCSGVLTHTHGPFGENLAAGFSDGPSAVDAWYVEGETYSYSNANTYDHFTQVVWKDSTKVGCAYKDCRAENWGLYIICSYDPAGNVIGENKDNVFPATS; the protein is encoded by the coding sequence GTAGACCAAACCTTTGCCAAGCAGATCTTGGATAGACACAACGAATACAGAAAGATCCACCAAGTAGCTCCATTATCGTGGGAAGTCAGCGCCTACAACTATGCCAAGAACAATGCAGACAACTACGACTGTTCGGGTGTCTTAACACATACCCATGGTCCATTCGGAGAGAACCTCGCAGCTGGCTTCTCAGATGGTCCTTCAGCAGTTGATGCCTGGTACGTGGAAGGTGAAACCTACAGTTACTCTAATGCTAACACCTACGATCACTTCACGCAAGTTGTGTGGAAGGACTCTACAAAGGTCGGTTGTGCCTACAAGGACTGCCGTGCTGAGAATTGGGGTCTATACATTATCTGCTCCTACGATCCCGCTGGAAACGTCATTGGAGAAAACAAAGATAATGTATTCCCAGCCACCTCTTGA
- the RIB6 gene encoding DRAP deaminase and pseudouridylate synthase (involved in riboflavin synthesis~go_function RNA binding; pseudouridine synthase activity~go_process RNA processing~go_function RNA binding; pseudouridine synthase activity~go_process RNA processing), with translation MQSSVYVFENGLRKVRPYYLQFNTHPKPRWIGRTVVDVFSSEFGEAKDILRLDIDNELMYIRTGFGRKGGETVLKGWDSIGDRILDKFDVICNSKHMHEPSVPECPLQLHEDTRLKIVFENEDMLVVDKPSGIPTHPTGNYYYNTMTEILKHDLNMKNVWPFHRLDKVTSGILIFGKSKTACDTYSSIFQNEKDNISKQYLARIEGEFPTTEVMVNCPIFSVNSTGGYIKPLNADMLPINSTTVFKRLRYSKELNQSIVICRPLTGRMHQIRIHLRNIGHPIVNDYLYNPTNDELHNQEINKINGSIEVEIYNRLFEKYPSFGKVQPVDVTIAKTDECIDLFEIASIKDDNRLQSKLQELQKLRQESLARLKSKNNTTCTECNRQLFDTNKDMTDSQIWLHAYKYQYIGDLKFSFQTEEPSWCSI, from the exons ATGCAACTGTCCGTATATGTGTTTGAGAATGGATTGCGTAAGGTAAGGCCTTACTACCTTCAATTTAACACACATCCCAAACCAAGATGGATTGGTAGAACTGTAGTGGATGTGTTTAGTTCAGAATTTGGAGAAGCAAAAGATATCCTAAGACTTGATATCGATAATGAGTTGATGTACATACGAACCGGTTTCGGGAGAAAGGGAGGAGAGACAGTATTGAAAGGATGGGATTCTATTGGAGATCGAATATTGGACAAATTCGATGTTATCTGTAATCTGAAACATATGCATGAACCAAGTGTTCCTGAATGTCCTCTCCAACTTCACGAAGAT ACAAGATTAAAAATTGTGTTTGAGAATGAAGACATGTTGGTTGTAGATAAGCCATCTGGAATTCCCACCCATCCAACAGGGAACTATTACTATAACACAATGACAGAAATACTAAAGCATGATTTGAATATGAAGAATGTATGGCCCTTCCACAGACTCGATAAGGTTACGTCTGGGATATTGATCTTCGGAAAGTCCAAAACAGCTTGTGACACATATCTGTCAATATTTCAGAACGAGAAGGATAATATCAGCAAACAATATCTCGCAAGAATAGAAGGAGAATTCCCCACCACCGAAGTCATGGTTAATTGTCCTATTTTCTCTGTCAATTCAACTGGTGGATATATAAAACCATTGAATGCTGACATGCTCCCTATTAATTCTACGACTGTCTTCAAAAGACTCAGATATTCTAAGGAATTGAATCAGAGTATAGTAATTTGTAGGCCGTTGACAGGACGCATGCACCAGATCAGAATACATTTACGAAACATTGGACACCCTATAGTTAATGATTATTTATACAACCCTACAAATGACGAACTTCATAaccaagaaatcaacaagattaATGGCTCCATAGAAGTGGAGATATATAACAGACTATTTGAAAAGTACCCTTCGTTTGGCAAAGTTCAACCTGTTGATGTTACAATAGCCAAAACGGACGAATGCATCGATCTTTTTGAGATTGCATCAATCAAGGATGACAATAGACTTCAAAGTAAACTCCAAGAGCTTCAAAAACTTAGACAGGAAAGTTTAGCCCGACTCAAGTCCAAGAATAACACAACTTGCACAGAGTGCAATCGTCAACTATTTGATACAAATAAGGATATGACTGATCTGCAAATTTGGTTACATGCTTATAAATACCAATACATAGGTGATCTTAAATTTTCGTTTCAGACGGAAGAACCTTCCTGGTGCTCTATATAG
- a CDS encoding predicted protein (go_function alanine racemase activity; pyridoxal phosphate binding), producing MSSAFLQVSAKRQRELVANYNTVLEQVQSLAKKHSNVPVRLVAVSKLKPSGDIMALYNAGVRHFGENYVQELIGKSKELPKDIKWHFIGGMQSGKAKDLAKGVESLFAVETIDALKKCKQLDNTRSRLDGAPIEVYLQINTSEEDQKSGYSLSNLTELYETIDYILSDECKKLKLGGLMTIGSFAESHTDGEENEDFSKLVNLKKIVDEKYKLNLQLSMGMSSDFEQAIKQGSTSVRVGTSIFGARPPRI from the coding sequence ATGTCTTCtgcatttcttcaagtttcaGCTAAACGTCAGAGGGAACTTGTAGCCAACTACAATACtgtacttgaacaagtccaATCTTTAGCCAAGAAGCATTCTAATGTTCCTGTCAGACTTGTAGCTgtttcaaaattgaagcCTTCAGGTGATATCATGGCATTGTACAATGCCGGTGTGCGTCATTTCGGAGAAAATTATGTCCAAGAATTAATTGGCAAATCCAAGGAGCTTCCAAAAGACATTAAATGGCATTTCATTGGAGGTATGCAATCAGGAAAAGCCAAGGATTTGGCGAAAGGTGTAGAAAGTTTATTTGCAGTTGAAACAATAGACgctttgaagaaatgtaAGCAACTCGACAACACGAGATCCAGACTCGATGGTGCACCTATAGAGGTGTACTTGCAAATTAatacttctgaagaagatcaaaagTCAGGCTATTCATTATCTAACTTAACTGAGTTATACGAAACTATTGATTACATTTTATCTGACGAGTgtaagaagttgaaactCGGCGGTCTCATGACAATTGGATCGTTTGCAGAATCCCATacagatggagaagaaaacgaagatttctcaaagttggtgaacttgaagaaaattgtagatgaaaaGTACAAATTAAACTTGCAGCTCAGCATGGGTATGTCGTCCGATTTCGAGCAAGCTATCAAACAGGGTAGTACCAGTGTTAGGGTTGGAACGTCTATCTTTGGCGCCAGGCCACCAAGAATTTAA